The nucleotide sequence GTGCTGGCGCGAGTGCGCCACGGCGACAAGCGCGGGCGCACGCTGGGCTACCCGACTGCCAACCTCGCCCTCGACTCCTGCGGGCTCGCCCACGGCATCTACGCGGTGCGGGTGCGCCTCGCCGACGGCCGCCTCCATGACGGCGTGGCTAGCTACGGCCGCCGCCCGACCTTCGACGACGGGGCGCCGCTCCTCGAAGTGCACCTGTTCGATTTCACAGGCGACCTCTACGGTCAGGAGGTCGCGGTCGAGCTGCTGGCCTATCTGCGCGGCGAGGAGAAGTTTTCGAGCGCCGAGGCGCTGATCGCGCAGATGGATGTCGATTCGGCGCGGGCCCACGCGGCCATCCGCGCCGACCGCGTGCCGTCGATGCTGGGCTGAACCCGCCGGTACGCCGTCAGCGGAGAGAACGGGCAACCGGCCCGAGGGCCGGCGACCGGCTTTCGCGTGCTCTCAGAGCATGCTCGGAAGGATCCGGTCCGGCGGGCGGTGGCCGTCCATGAAGGTCTTGATGTTGATGATGACCTTCTCGCCCATATCAGTGCGGCTCTCGTGCGTCGCCGAGCCCATATGCGGCAGCAGGACCACCTTGCCGGTGCGGGCGAGCCGCACGAGGCGCGGGCTCACCGCCGGCTCCTGCTCGAACACGTCGAGGCCGGCCGCCGAGATCTCGCCGCCCTCGATCAGGCGCGCCAACGCGTTCTCGTCGATCACTTCGCCGCGGGCGGTGTTGACGACGATCGCCTCGGGCTTGAGCAGCTTGAGGCGGCGCGCCGAGAGCAGGTGATAGGTCGCGGGCGTGTGCGGACAATTGACCGACACGATGTCCACCCGCGCCAGCATCTGATCCAGCGATTCCCAGTAGGTCGCGTCGAGCGATTCCTCGATATGCGCGGGCACCCGGCGGCGGTTGTGGTAGTGGATCGACAGGCCGAACGCCTTGGCCCGGCGGGCCAGAGCCTGGCCGATGCGGCCCATGCCGACGATACCGAGGCGCTTGCCCGTGATGCGCCGGCCGAGCATCCAGGTCGGTGACCAGCCCGTCGTCCAGTCGTCATCGGGGATGATGCGGGCGCCCTCGGCGATCCGGCGGGCCACCGCCAGGATCAGCGCCATGGTCATGTCGGCGGTGTCCTCGGTCAGCACGCCCGGCGTGTTGGTGACCGTGATGCCCCGCTCCAGGGCTGCGGCGACGTCGATGTGATCGACGCCGTTGCCGAAATTGGCGATCAGCCTCAGGTTCGGCCCGGCCTGGGCCAGCAAACCGGCGCCGATCTCGTCGGTCACCGTCGGCACCAGCACGTCCGCCTCGCGGATCGCGGCGGCCAGCGCCTCCTGCGACAGCGGCGCGTCATCGTGGTTGAGGCGCGTGTCGAACAATTCGCGCATACGCGTTTCGACCGCGTCCGGCAGGCGCCGGGTGACGACCACCAGCGGCTTGCGCTTCAACGACGACATGTTCCCTCCCGACGACGCCGGCCCGCTTTCCCGTGCCTGCGCCGACGGACTCCTCCGCTCTGCCGCGGAGGGCCGGCTTACGCTCCCTTAACCATGGCGCGGCCAGATGGAGCGGTGGCGGACCGGGCATCCGGACCGCCGCAGGACGTCTGGCCTCTCTAGCAGAGAGGTCGGCGAACACAATGCGGCCCTGACCCCGATGGATCAGTGCCGGAGAGCCGACCGAGCGCCGGCCCACCGACGTTTCCGGCGCAACGCCGAAACGTCGCCAGACGAATGACTTTGGAGCCACGGATCGGAGACGAGGCACGATGCGCCCGCCTGAGCTGCCCCCGACGAACCCCGCCCGCCTCGCGCTGCTTGCGGCCCTTTTTGCCCTGCTCGTGCCGCTGTCCGCCGAGGCTGCTCCGCCTCCCACCCCCGCGCCGGATCTCGGCAAGGGACCGGTGACGAAGCTGCCCCTGCCGCGCTACGCCAGCCTGAAGACCAATCGCGTCAACCTGCGCGAGGGCCCCTCGAAAGATCACCGCACCCTGTGGGTGTTCCAACGCGAGGGCCTGCCGGTCGAGATCGTTGCCGAGTTCGAGACCTGGCGGCGCATCCGCGATTCGGAAGGGACGGAAGGCTGGGTGCTGCACTCGCTGCTCTCGGGCCGGCGCACCGCTGTGGTGATCCCGCCCTCCGGCGAGCGCGCCGATGCGGCCAAGGCCACCGTCCCGCTCAATGCCCGGGCCGACGAGCAGTCGGGCGAGCAGGCCCGGCTGCAGCCGGGCGTGATCGGGAGCGTGAAGAGCTGCACCGGCTCGTGGTGCCGTCTCGTGGTGCCGCTTCCGGACAAGCGCGGCGACGTCGACGGCTATATCCGTCAGAGCCGGCTCTGGGGCGTTTATCCCGACGAGCGGGTCGAATAGGCGAGAGCGGCAGCAACGAAAAAGGGCCCGCAAATCCGGGCCCTTCTCATTTTGTATTCTGAGGAAGCCGAATCAGGCGCGACCGGACGCCTTGCGGCGGCGCAGGCGGACGATCACCTCGACGCCGGCGATCTCCATGCCCTCGGGCGCCTCGGGCAACGAATCGACCGAGATGCCGCATTCCGGCATGTCGAGAACCTCGCCCTCTTCCTCGAGGAAGAAGTGGTGGTGCTCGCTCGGATTGGTGTCGAAATAGGCCTTCGACCCGTCCAGCGCGAGCTGGCGCAACAGGCCCGCCTCGGTGAACTGATGCAGCGTGTTATAGACGGTCGCCAGAGAGACCGGCACCTTGGCGCGCATCGCCTCGTCGTAGAGCATTTCGGCCGTCAGGTGACGATCGCCGCGGCCGAACAGGAGCCAGCCCAGCGACAGGCGCTGACGCGTCGGACGCAGACCGGCCCGGCGCAGGCGGTCGCGCAGGTCGGAGAGCGGGCAGCCCCGGCGGCCGGCACCATCGACCGGCGAAAGGGACCGGGCGTTCAGCACGGCCTGGAGTGGCATCAGATCGGACATTGCTGGGAACGATTCCCACTTATTTAGAATGAGTATAGCGAGCGAAATTATACGGATGTTGAAGCCCTGCGGCAACCCGTGCAGGTTCCGGGTCCGGTTTGATAGGTGGAAGACGCATGGCTCTTCCCGCGCCGACGCGCGTTGAGCCAACACCAGGACCTTGCAAGGAAGGCCCTGCCGGGCGGCTTTGTGAGCGCGGGAAGGCTGTGCTAACGAGGCGCCCATTCCGTCACGCCCCGACCGCTCTCACGCATCGGACCCGTCCGTCACCGAGGACCCGTACGTCATCCATGGCCTCTCTCGACCAGCAACCCGACGGCGCTTCTCCGCAGCGCGCTTCGAGCTACTCCTACGAGGATCTCCTGGCCTGCGGACGCGGTGAGCTGTTCGGAGCGGGCAACGCCCAGCTTCCGCTTCCGCCGATGCTGATGTTCGATCGGATCACCTCGATCGGGACAGAGGGCGGCGCCCACGGCAAGGGGCACGTGCTGGCCGAGTTCGATATCCGGCCCGACCTCTGGTTCTTCCCCTGTCACTTCAAGGATGACCCGGTGATGCCGGGCTGCCTTGGGCTCGACGCCCTGTGGCAGCTCGTCGGCTTCCATCTCGGCTGGCTCGGCGCGCCGGGTCGCGGCCGGGCGCTCGGCGTCGGCGAGGTGAAGTTCAGCGACCAGGTGCTGCCGACGGTCAAGCAGGTCGTCTACGGCATCGACATCAAGCGCGTGCGCCAGGGCAAACTCGTGCTCGGCATCGCAGACGGCTGGCTGGAGGCCGACGGTCAGCGCATCTACGAGGCGAGCGACCTGCGCGTGGCGCTGTTCCGGTCCTGAGATCGCCGCCACTCCCGTATGAGAGGGATTTTTCCTGCCGAACCGGCCGCCGGTTCGGCAACAAGTCCTTCGAGCGCGGTTGAGATTGGGCGCGCATCATCCTAACTGACCTCCCCGAGGAAACGCCGCACAAGCCGCGGCGCCAAGCAGCACGAGCCATCATGCGGCGTGTCGTCATCACCGGGATGGGCATCGTCTCGTCCATCGGCAACAATACCCAGGAGGTTCTGGCCTCCCTGCGCGAGGCCCGTTCCGGGATCGCGCGTGCCGAAGCGCAGGCCGCGCACGGCTTCCGCAGCCAGGTCGCAGGCGCGCCGACGATCGATCCGGAAGGCGTCGTCGATCGCCGCGCCATGCGCTTCCACGGCGGCGGCACCGCCTGGAACCACATCGCCATGGATCAGGCGATCCGCGATGCGGGGCTCGAAGAGCGCGAGATCTCGAACGACCGTACCGGCATCATCATGGGCTCGGGCGGTCCCTCGACCCGCACCATCGTCGAATCCGCGGCCATCGCCCGCGAGAAGGGACCGAAGCGGGTCGGCCCGTTCGCGGTGCCGAAGGCGATGTCCTCGACCGCGTCCGCCACGCTCGCCACGTGGTTCAAGATCCGCGGCGTGAACTATTCGATCTCGTCGGCCTGCGCGACGTCGAATCACTGCATCGGCAACGCTGCCGAGATCATCCGCGGCGGCCGGCAGGACGTGATCTTCGCCGGCGGCTGCGAGGAGTTGGACTGGACGCTCTCCGTCCTGTTCGACGCCATGGGCGCCATGTCCTCGCGCTACAACGACACGCCGGCCCGCGCCTCGCGCGCCTACGACGTGAACCGCGACGGCTTCGTCATTGCCGGCGGCGCCGGCGTCCTGGTGCTGGAAGAGTACGAGCACGCCAAGGCACGCGGCGCGCGGATCTACGGCGAGGTCGCCGGCTACGGCGCCACCTCCGACGGGCACGACATGGTCGCCCCCTCCGGCGAGGGCGCGGTGCGCTGCATGCGCCAAGCGATGGAAGACCTGAAGGGCGCCCGGATCGACTACATCAACCCGCACGCGACCTCGACGCCCGTCGGCGACGACAAGGAGATCGAAGCGATTCGCGAGGTGTTCGGTGCCGGCGATTCCTGCCCGCCGATCTCGGCCACCAAGTCGCTGACCGGGCATTCGCTCGGGGCGACCGGCGTGCAGGAAGCGATCTACGCGCTCCTGATGATGAACAACGGCTTCATCTGCGAGAGCGCGCATATCGACGAGCTCGACCCGGCTTTCGCCGACATGCCGATCCTGCGCCAGCGCCGGGACGGAGTGCAGCTCGGCCACGTCATGTCGAACTCGTTCGGCTTCGGCGGGACCAATGCGACGCTGGTGCTCAAGCACCCGGACGCGTGAGCGTCACCACCGGATCTCGCCGACGCGGCACCGCACCCTTCGCAACTGCGAAGCAATGGTCAAGCATAAGCCGATCCTTCGTCTGATGGATCGGCGGAACCGACCAGTTGCACCCGCGTTCCTGCTTCGATAAGCAGGTTAGCATTATGTTGATGGCCCTCGCTCTGCTCACCGTGATTGGCATCGCCGTTGCCGCGACCGTGGCCGTGCGGGCCAAGCAGGCCCTGATCGACGACGCACAGTCGGGAACCCGCGGCTACTTCTGAGACCCTTCCTCCCTACCTGACCGATCTCGAGGCCCCAGCGTACCCGCGCCGGGGCTTTTTCGTGCCGGGCCTGTGGCGCGACGCCGTGTGCAATTCAGCGCCACGCGTGGACAGGCCGTCGCCCGGCGGGCTAAGCCTCGCACAGGGCGCCGCGGCGCCAGGCCGAAGGCGTGCGGGTTTGAGAATGACGGGTTTAATGGCGGGCAAGCGCGGCCTCATCATGGGGGTCGCCAACGATCATTCGATCGCCTGGGGCATCGCCAAGACTCTACACCGGCAGGGCGCAGAACTCGCCTTCACCTATCAGGGCGAGGCGCTCGGCCGCCGCGTCGCGCCGCTCGCCGCCTCGGTCGGCTCCGACATCGTGCTGCCCTGTGACGTCGAGGACATCGGCACCGTCGATGCCGCCTTCGCCGCCCTCGACGAGCGCTTCCCCGACGGGATCGACTTCATCGTCCACGCGATCGGCTTCTCGGACAAGGCGCAGCTCAAGGGCCGCTACGTCGATGTCACGACCCGCGCGAATTTTTCGCGCACCATGACGATCTCCTGCTTCTCCTTCACCGAGATCGCCCAGCGCGCGGCCGCGCGCATGCCGCGGGGCGGATCGCTTTTGACGCTGACCTATGCAGGCTCGACCCGCGTGATGCCGAACTACAACGTCATGGGCGTCGCCAAGGCCGCGCTCGAAGCCTCGGTGCGCTACCTCGCCAGCGACCTCGGGCCGGACGGAATCCGCGTCAACGCCCTCTCGGCCGGTCCGATGCGCACGCTGGCCGGCGCCGGCATCGCCGATGCCCGGCTGATGTACAATCACCAAAAGGCGCACGCGCCGCTGCGGCGCACGGTGACGCTGGAGGATGTCGGCAATTCCGCCCTCTACCTCCTCTCCGATCTCTCCGCCGGCGTGACCGGTGAGATCCACTTCGTCGATTCGGGCTACAACATCATCTCGATGCCGCGGCCGGCGGTGCTTCAGGCCCAGGACGAGGCGGGCGTCGTCGGCGACGACGTGTGATCGCGCGGCAAGGGTACGACAAGGGCGTTGCAGCGTGTCGTCGCGTCGCTTGTGCGCGACCGAATCACGCCCCAGGGTGCGGCCCGCGATGACCCCCTCCCCCTGCCGACCCGTGCTGCGCCCCGCTCTTCGGACGACGGTCCTGGCTGTCCTGCTGTTCGTGGGGGGCTCGGGCGCGGCGCTGGCGCAGAGCGTCACCCTCGATCTCGGCGCGGGCGGCACCACCGAGCGGGCGCTCCAGCTCGTCGCGCTGATCACGGTCCTGGCGCTCGCGCCGTCCGTCCTGGTGATGGCGACCTCCTTCACCCGGATCGTCGTCGTGCTGTCGATCCTGCGCTCGGCGCTCGGCACCCAGACCGCCCCGCCCAACACGGTGATGGTCAGCCTCGCTCTGTTCCTGACGGCGTTCGTGATGGCACCGACGGCGCGGGAGGCCTATCGGAACGGCGTCGAGCCGCTGGTGGCCGGCCAGATCAGCCAGTCCCAGGCCTTCGAGCGGGCCTCCGCACCGTTCAAGACCTTCATGCTGCGCAATGTGCGCGAGAAGGATCTTAAGCTCTTCCTCGACATGGCCCGTCAGCCGGCCCCCGCGGGTCCGGAAGCGATCGGCCTGGAAATCGTCACCCCCGCCTTCATGATCTCGGAGCTGCGCCGCGCCTTCGAGATCGGCTTCCTTCTGTTCATCCCCTTCCTGATCATCGATCTCGTGGTCGCCTCGGTGCTGATGGCGATGGGTATGATGATGCTCCCGCCGGCCACCGTTGCGCTGCCGTTCAAGCTGATCTTCTTCGTTCTGGTCGACGGTTGGACGTTGGTGGCAGGCTCCCTCATTCAAAGCTACGGAGGGTGAGGCCCGCCGCACGATGATTCGAGGGCGCGGGCCGACGCGTAGAGAGGACGTTGAGGCATGGATCTGACGAGCATCACCGCACAATGGGCGCCGCGGATGCTGAGCGTCCTGCGAATCGTCTCGGCACTGATCTTCATGGCGCACGGCACGCAGAAGATCCTCGGTTTCCCGCCGAGCGCGATGAACCCGCCACTGCTATCGCTGTCCGGAATCGCCGGCCTGCTCGAACTCGTCGGCGGCGCGCTGCTCGTGGTCGGGCTGTTCAGCCGGCCGGTCGCTTTCATCCTCTCCGGCCAGATGGCCTTCGCCTACTTCATCGCCCACGCGCCGAAGAGCTTCTTCCCGGCCCTCAACGGGGGTGATGCGGCAATCCTGTTCTGCTTCGTCTTCCTCTACATCGCCTTCGCCGGCCCCGGCCCGTGGAGCCTCGATGCGCAGCGCGGCCGCCGCACGTACTGAGCGTCAGCCCGGCGGCGGGGACGGCGCCTCGGCGCGGTTGCCCGTCGCGGCGCTGCCGGGCTCCGGCACGGCGCTGTCCGGATAGCGCTTGCGATATTCCGAGAGGAAGGCGGCGAGCGTTTCCGCCTTCGTGGCGCGCAGGGCCGCGTCGCGGAAGGCGGCGGAGCGGGGCGCATCCGGCCGCGTCAGCATCGCGAAGGTGCGGGCATCCGCGCCCTCGGCCATCGGCCCCGCGAACTTCGCCTTCAAGCGCTCCAAGCCCAGCGCCTCGCCCGCGAGCCCATAGGCGATGCCGGCGCGGATCACGTCGGCGCGCGCCGTGTCGTCGAGGGGCTTTCCGGAGCGCCAAGCCGGCCCGAGGATCATCTCGTGCGCCTCGCCCGCTTCGCGCCAGCGGCGGGCGGCCCAAAGGATGTCGGCGCGCAGCCGTTCGGCATCGGCCCCGGTCTCGCCCTCAACCGTCTCCAGGGCGAGATCGGTGCGGGACAGATCGGACAGGGCGCGAGCCCGCAGCAGCGCGCGGGCGCGGCGGACGTCCTCCGGCAATTCGGGCAGGTGGGTCGCGTCGAGCGTCTGGAGCGCCTGGAGCGGTTTGCCCTCCATCAGGCGAATCGTGGCGAGCCGTGCCGAAACCGAGGAGCGGGCCGCGCCCTCCAGGCGGTGCTCGATCTGGTACTGCAGCAGCTCGTCGGCGGAATCGAGCAGGTCGAGGGCGACGAGACGGTCGGCCAAGCGACGCACGATCTCGTCGGCCCGCCGGCCGGCGGGGGCGAAGTCCTTGAAGTCGAAGTACAGCGCCAGCGCCTCGACGCCGCCGAGCTTTTCGCCGCGCGGGCCGAGGAACAGGTCCTCGAAGACGGTCATGGCGCGCTCGTGCAGCGCGCGCGCGATCGGCGCCTGGGCGTTGAGGGTGTTGGCCCGGCGCGCGGTGGTGAAGATCTTGCGCCAGCGCCCGGCCTCTTCGTAGAGGCCGCCGAGCGCACCGAGCGTGCCGATCTCGGTCGGGCCGCCGTGCCAGGTCACGGCCAGGATCTCCAGCCGGTCGATCGCGTCGGGCAGGGTCGTCTTGCCGAGTGTGTGGCCGAGGGTGGCCGCACGCAGCGTCGCCTCCGCCGCCAGCGGCCAGGGCGCCTGATCCCGCAGCGTCTCGTAGGCCGCCAGCGCCGCCGCGCCGCGCCCCGTCGCCTCGTCCATCTTCGCCCGCAGCAGCGTCAGCCGGTCCCGCGTGTATTCGGTGGCGGCACGGGTGGCTGCGATCGCTTCGCGCGTGACCGCCTCCCAATCCCCGGTCTCGACTGCGGCCTCGGCAGCGGCGGCGTGGAACAGCGAGGCGAGGGGCTCGGGGTAGCGCTCCAAGACCGACTCGCCGGCGCGCAGGGCACTCGCCGCCTCGCTCCACCGACCGGTCAACGCCTCGGCATAGCCGCGCCAGAGGCGAGCTTCGGGATTGGAGGCGAGCCGCTCGTCCGAGAGGAGCTTGCGCGCCTCCTCGGCCCGTCCGATCCGGGCGAGCAGAATGCCGCGCATCAGAACCGTCTGCCGGTCGCCGTCGATGACGACGTCCTCGGCGGCGGCCGCGTTCAGGGCGCCGAGCGCCTCGACGTCGAGGTCGTTGGCGATCAGCGCTCTGGCCAGAGCGAGGCGGGCGCCGCCGCGGTCCCGGCGCTGCGCCTCGACGGCGGCGGCCAAGCCCTCGCGCAGTGTCGCGCGCACGTCGCCGCGCTGCGCCTTTTCCCAGGCTTCGCGGTCGATCACCAGCTCCGTGACGGAGCCCACCGGCGGATCGGCGGAACGCGAGACGCCGGAGACCGCAAGACCGCTCTCGCGCCCCTCTTTCCCGCCCTCACGGCCGATCGTGACGCCGTCGAGGTCGGGCCGAACGATGAGGTCGTCGGCGTTCGCGAGCACGGCGAGGCCGAGCCGGCTCGGGATGAGTTCGAACTCGACGAAGCGCTGCGCCTTCACCACCCCCGCCGGACGGCTGCCGTCGGCAGTGACGACGGCGATGCGCTCGCCAGCGAGATCGAGCCAGCCGACGGGACCGGCCGCGGGCAGGCGCAGGGTCACGCCGAGCCGCCCCTGCGCCGCCGGAATGCGCTGAGCGGTCAGGCTCTCGCTCGGTGAGAGGCTGTCGCCGGTCATCAGCTCCCAGCCTCCCGGTTCGGTGACAGGCAGGAGATCAACGAGCCGTCCGGGGGGTGCGGTGAAGCGGAGAATGGTGAAGGCGCCGCTGCGCTGCGGGGCCGAGAGCGCGACGAGGCCCGTGGCTCCGGGCGGAGGCACGGCGACCGGGTCTGTCGTGGCGAACACGAGCGTGACGACCCCTCCGCGCTCGAACAGGGCCGCCGGCACACGCTTGGCGAAGGGGAAGACGAGCCCCGAACCCGCCTTGCGCGTCATCGGGGAAGAGGGCGGCGCGGGACGGCGCGGCGATGCGTCGGCGGCCGGCGCGGCGGCGGGCCGGGGCGGCTCCTTTGCGGCGTCCCTCACTTCCTCCTTCGCTTCGCTTCCAGAAAGGGCCGCCGATGGCAGCGCGGTCTCCGACGACGGCGGCTTGGTGAGGAAATCGATGGTGACGACATCCTCGTCGCGCGCGGTGGCGAGGGTCACACCATCCGCCGGGTTCGCGACGATCCGGGTCTCGCCCACCTCCGTCTCGACGGCGACGCGGCCGATGTTCGGGGCGAGGCGCCCCCGCAGGGCGAGATCGTCGATGCGCCACGCGCCCGGCAGCGTGAGGCGCGTGCCTGTTCCGGTCGGCGCGAAGGCCGCCTCGCTGCCCTCCGGCAGGCGCAGCGAGAGACGGGTCCGCACCTCGTTGCGGGCGAGTTCGAGGGTCAGCGGACGTGGGACGGGAGGCGGGTTGCGGGCCTTCAGGCTCGCCTCGGCGGCGGCCGCCCGGCGGGCGAGATCGGCCACCACCTCGGTGGGAAGCGGCGGAAGGAAACCATTCCAATTCTCCGGCAGCAGATCGATGAAGACCTGCTCGCCGGCATCCTGCACGTTGAGGCGATAGGGGCGTTGCAGGGCCAGACGCAGGGCCGAACCGTCGGGGTCGCGCCGCACCACGGTGACATAGTCCGGCATGCCGGCGGCGATCCGCT is from Methylorubrum sp. B1-46 and encodes:
- a CDS encoding DoxX family protein; translation: MDLTSITAQWAPRMLSVLRIVSALIFMAHGTQKILGFPPSAMNPPLLSLSGIAGLLELVGGALLVVGLFSRPVAFILSGQMAFAYFIAHAPKSFFPALNGGDAAILFCFVFLYIAFAGPGPWSLDAQRGRRTY
- the irr gene encoding Fur family transcriptional regulator Irr, coding for MSDLMPLQAVLNARSLSPVDGAGRRGCPLSDLRDRLRRAGLRPTRQRLSLGWLLFGRGDRHLTAEMLYDEAMRAKVPVSLATVYNTLHQFTEAGLLRQLALDGSKAYFDTNPSEHHHFFLEEEGEVLDMPECGISVDSLPEAPEGMEIAGVEVIVRLRRRKASGRA
- the fliP gene encoding flagellar type III secretion system pore protein FliP (The bacterial flagellar biogenesis protein FliP forms a type III secretion system (T3SS)-type pore required for flagellar assembly.), with translation MTPSPCRPVLRPALRTTVLAVLLFVGGSGAALAQSVTLDLGAGGTTERALQLVALITVLALAPSVLVMATSFTRIVVVLSILRSALGTQTAPPNTVMVSLALFLTAFVMAPTAREAYRNGVEPLVAGQISQSQAFERASAPFKTFMLRNVREKDLKLFLDMARQPAPAGPEAIGLEIVTPAFMISELRRAFEIGFLLFIPFLIIDLVVASVLMAMGMMMLPPATVALPFKLIFFVLVDGWTLVAGSLIQSYGG
- the fabB gene encoding beta-ketoacyl-ACP synthase I, which produces MRRVVITGMGIVSSIGNNTQEVLASLREARSGIARAEAQAAHGFRSQVAGAPTIDPEGVVDRRAMRFHGGGTAWNHIAMDQAIRDAGLEEREISNDRTGIIMGSGGPSTRTIVESAAIAREKGPKRVGPFAVPKAMSSTASATLATWFKIRGVNYSISSACATSNHCIGNAAEIIRGGRQDVIFAGGCEELDWTLSVLFDAMGAMSSRYNDTPARASRAYDVNRDGFVIAGGAGVLVLEEYEHAKARGARIYGEVAGYGATSDGHDMVAPSGEGAVRCMRQAMEDLKGARIDYINPHATSTPVGDDKEIEAIREVFGAGDSCPPISATKSLTGHSLGATGVQEAIYALLMMNNGFICESAHIDELDPAFADMPILRQRRDGVQLGHVMSNSFGFGGTNATLVLKHPDA
- the fabI gene encoding enoyl-ACP reductase FabI, translating into MTGLMAGKRGLIMGVANDHSIAWGIAKTLHRQGAELAFTYQGEALGRRVAPLAASVGSDIVLPCDVEDIGTVDAAFAALDERFPDGIDFIVHAIGFSDKAQLKGRYVDVTTRANFSRTMTISCFSFTEIAQRAAARMPRGGSLLTLTYAGSTRVMPNYNVMGVAKAALEASVRYLASDLGPDGIRVNALSAGPMRTLAGAGIADARLMYNHQKAHAPLRRTVTLEDVGNSALYLLSDLSAGVTGEIHFVDSGYNIISMPRPAVLQAQDEAGVVGDDV
- the fabA gene encoding 3-hydroxyacyl-[acyl-carrier-protein] dehydratase FabA produces the protein MASLDQQPDGASPQRASSYSYEDLLACGRGELFGAGNAQLPLPPMLMFDRITSIGTEGGAHGKGHVLAEFDIRPDLWFFPCHFKDDPVMPGCLGLDALWQLVGFHLGWLGAPGRGRALGVGEVKFSDQVLPTVKQVVYGIDIKRVRQGKLVLGIADGWLEADGQRIYEASDLRVALFRS
- a CDS encoding SH3 domain-containing protein, translated to MRPPELPPTNPARLALLAALFALLVPLSAEAAPPPTPAPDLGKGPVTKLPLPRYASLKTNRVNLREGPSKDHRTLWVFQREGLPVEIVAEFETWRRIRDSEGTEGWVLHSLLSGRRTAVVIPPSGERADAAKATVPLNARADEQSGEQARLQPGVIGSVKSCTGSWCRLVVPLPDKRGDVDGYIRQSRLWGVYPDERVE
- a CDS encoding D-glycerate dehydrogenase: MSSLKRKPLVVVTRRLPDAVETRMRELFDTRLNHDDAPLSQEALAAAIREADVLVPTVTDEIGAGLLAQAGPNLRLIANFGNGVDHIDVAAALERGITVTNTPGVLTEDTADMTMALILAVARRIAEGARIIPDDDWTTGWSPTWMLGRRITGKRLGIVGMGRIGQALARRAKAFGLSIHYHNRRRVPAHIEESLDATYWESLDQMLARVDIVSVNCPHTPATYHLLSARRLKLLKPEAIVVNTARGEVIDENALARLIEGGEISAAGLDVFEQEPAVSPRLVRLARTGKVVLLPHMGSATHESRTDMGEKVIINIKTFMDGHRPPDRILPSML